A window of Macrotis lagotis isolate mMagLag1 chromosome X, bilby.v1.9.chrom.fasta, whole genome shotgun sequence contains these coding sequences:
- the LOC141497732 gene encoding LOW QUALITY PROTEIN: aftiphilin-like (The sequence of the model RefSeq protein was modified relative to this genomic sequence to represent the inferred CDS: inserted 2 bases in 1 codon), whose protein sequence is MEPDIIRMYSSSPPPLDNGADDDDEDESGEFGGFSEGSPSGVGFVDFDAPEFTNSKEEFIPSNHFMPIHGFSENVDSFTSFEPIKNGNGKDSIAELPSLIREQPAVVPSTTNKEIIQCRTSDPFIESRGSPGVVNEVVGQNENVGTSESFSPDSFRIDRKIVMTSKXNCNGEKPTCIEILTNGFAALDSVNPQGKEDLDIIDSKRLKSHGTELHLDSTPSPAEEFADFATFSKKERVKLEETRCDVLKVREALTIRENNKINRIHEGSSVKQTSLDRSCENEEKTLGQENQVCISEISVITNETSTLEQIESNASTQSALNLVDKIDNAETFSRREQCETDEKFDFLTFKCATLCMDNIKTSETNDNISYCPKEETVKFTNIQSTSIDLPEENVLDDSTDLKNGDSSNDFVSCSDTNEDDFGDFGTVSGATPPFVSGTQDSISDITFEESSEQFLHFSEPGDDFGDLGDTDAATSQEEIAYSQLELKQISDIVSEGYEDARKSSMSGIKPPSKIRNGGYSQFENLDVGPKIQDECSAFQDPDDFADFSSAGPNQAADWNAVEDEQKESCSWAAFGHEQTVESPLRKESHRTGESIVNLMTQKNHTVPLATSQGAAVSDHSHESASSTQGMLEPTKEPLKPLSAAEKIASIGQTPLISPEMNACTSDQLQECLPPVQFDWSSSGLTNPLDGVDPELYELTTSKLETSNSSIKVTDAFARLMSTVEKTSTSTRKPKREERLSEEAAKVIASLPDLTFMHAKVLMFPATLTPSTSCQEKAD, encoded by the exons ATGGAACCAGATATCATTCGAATGTactcttcctctcccccaccaTTAGACAATGgagctgatgatgatgatgaagatgaatcTGGAGAATTTGGTGGGTTTTCTGAAGGCAGTCCTTCTGGTGTAGGATTTGTTGATTTTGATGCACCAGAGTTTACTAATTCCAAGGAAGAATTTATACCCTCCAATCATTTTATGCCGATTCATGGTTTCTCAGAAAATGTAGATAGCTTTACAAGCTTTGAGcctattaaaaatggaaatggtaAAGACAGCATTGCTGAACTTCCTAGTCTTATAAGAGAACAGCCTGCTGTTGTGCCTTCTACCACcaacaaagaaataattcagtGCAGAACTTCAGATCCTTTCATTGAGAGCAGAGGAAGTCCAGGAGTTGTAAATGAAGTAGTAGGGCAGAACGAGAACGTTGGAACATCTGAAAGCTTCTCTCCTGACAGCTTTAGAATTGATAGGAAAATAGTCATGACAAGCAA TAACTGTAATGGTGAGAAACCCACATGTATAGAGATTCTTACAAATGGGTTTGCAGCACTGGACTCTGTAAATCCTCAGGGAAAGGAAGACTTAGACATTATTGATTCAAAGAGACTAAAGAGTCATGGCACTGAACTTCATTTAGACTCCACACCCAGCCCTGCTGAGGAATTTGCAGATTTTGCCACATTTTCcaaaaaggaaagagtaaaacTGGAAGAAACAAGATGTGACGTTTTAAAGGTCAGAGAAGCGCTAACTATTCgggaaaacaacaaaataaatagaatccaTGAAGGAAGTTCTGTGAAACAAACATCTTTGGATAGAAGCTGTGAAAACGAAGAAAAGACTCTTGGTCAAGAAAATCAGGTTTGCATTTCAGAAATCAGTGTAATAACTAATGAAACGTCAACACTGGAACAAATTGAATCAAATGCTAGCACACAATCAGCCTTGAATTTAGTAGACAAAATTGATAATGCAGAAACATTTAGCAGGAGAGAACAGTGTGAAACTGAtgagaaatttgattttttaacttttaaatgtgCAACCCTCTGTATGGACAATATTAAAACTTCTGAAACCAATGACAACATTAGTTATTGTCCCAAAGAAGAAACTGTTAAATTTACAAATATTCAAAGCACCAGCATAGATCTGCCAGAAGAAAATGTTTTGGATGATTCTACAGATttgaaaaatggggatagtagTAATGATTTTGTATCTTGCAGTGATACCAATGAAGATGATTTTGGTGACTTTGGCACAGTCAGTGGTGCAACTCCACCTTTTGTTAGTGGTACTCAAGATTCAATAAGTGACATAACCTTTGAAGAGTCCTCAGAGCAGTTTCTACATTTTAGTGAACCAGGTGATGACTTTGGTGATTTGGGGGATACAGATGCTGCTACTTCCCAAGAAGAAATAGCATATTCTCAGTTAGAACTGAAACAGATTTCTGATATTGTATCAGAAGGATATGAAGATGCAAGAAAATCTTCTATGTCAGGAATTAAACCTCCTTCAAAGATAAGAAATGGTGGTTATAGTCAATTTGAGAATCTTGATGTGGGGCCAAAAATTCAAGATGAATGCAGTGCTTTTCAAGACCCTGATGATTTTGCAGATTTTAGTTCAGCTGGTCCTAACCAAGCTGCAGATTGGAATGCCGTTGAGGATGAGCAAAAGGAGAGTTGCTCTTGGGCTGCGTTTGGACATGAGCAAACTGTGGAGTCTCCTCTTAGAAAAGAATCACATAGGACAGGTGAAAGTATTGTTAATCTGATGACCCAAAAGAATCACACTGTTCCTCTGGCAACTTCTCAAGGAGCAGCTGTTAGTGACCATTCACATGAATCAGCTTCTTCTACTCA GGGTATGTTAGAACCCACAAAGGAACCACTGAAACCACTATCTGCTGCAGAGAAAATAGCTTCTATTGGTCAGACTCCCCTTATATCTCCAGAGATGAATGCATGTACATCTGATCAGTTACAGGAATGTCTACCACCTGTCCAGTTTGACTGGAGTAGCAGTGGCCTTACTAACCCTTTAGATGGCGTGGATCCAGAGCTGTATGAGCTGACAACTTCAAAATTGGAAACCTCCAACTCAAGCATAAAAGTGACTGATGCATTTGCCAGACTCATGTCCACAGTGGAGAAGACAAGCACATCTACCAGGAAGCCTAAAAGAGAAGAGCGTCTGAGTGAAGAGGCTGCCAAGGTGATTGCTAGCCTTCCCGACTTAACCTTCATGCACGCCAAGGTGTTGATGTTTCCAGCTACATTAACACCTTCAACAAGCTGCCAGGAGAAGGCAGACTGA